A window of Trichoderma atroviride chromosome 3, complete sequence contains these coding sequences:
- a CDS encoding 40S ribosomal protein eS21: MENDRGEIVDLYVPRKCSATNRIIKAKDHGSVQISIAKVDENGRAVPGENHVYALCGFVRAMGESDDSLNRLAQRDGLVKAVWSAQR, encoded by the exons ATGGAGAACGACCGTGGCGAGATCGTCGACCT CTACGTCCCGCGCAAGTGCAGCGCTACCAACcgcatcatcaaggccaaggaccaCGGCTCCGTCCAGATCTCCATTGCCAAGGTTGACGAGAACGGCCGTGCCGTCCCCGGAGAGAACCACGTCTACGCCCTGTGCGGCTTCGTCCGTGCCATGGGTGAGTCCGACGACTCCCTGAACCGATTGGCTCAGCGTGATGGTCTCGTCAAGGCCGTCTGGAGCGCCCAGCGATAA